The sequence AGGACTCACAGGACTGGTGGCTTCTCTAACTTTCTGACAGCAGATGAATGTTTTTGGGATCGTTTCAGCTTTTCCTTCATTAGCAACACGTCTGAATATCAAAAATCAAGTTGTCACCTTCACAATTTCTACATTTGACATGAAAAACCATCTCCACACATTGTAATTCTGTATTTATTAGTcacaaacattttaaagaagaaaatctgACGCTGATGTAAAACAAGTGGcgcatatatttaaaaaatgactcaagacatttgaaaataaattaaaatccaGAAGGAAAAACCGTGTGTAGGATATCATGActgctttttaatgagttttgaAACATTCAAACCATGTATGAGCGCAGCTCTGACAGGCTGAAAGACCCTAATAAAATCCCAAATCTTTTGATTGATCTATTAAACATAACTCTATTAAACGTGAAGGCAGCGACGCCACGCAGGCTGAAGAAACTTCTGCTAACAAAAAGCTAAAATCAGCAGGCACAAGAAGCTAACCTGAACTCAGCAACACGACTCGGTCAACTCAAAGGTGACAtacactcacccacccaccacttTATCAGGTACTTTCTTAGGTACCTTTTTGGGTCCACCTTGCTGGTAAAAGGTTGGACCCACTCCCTGCAGAACTAGCTTGTGTTGGGAACATTCCTCAGAAATATTAGCATCACTCAGTTTCTGCAGATTTGTCAGCTGCACATCTATGATGCGAATCGTGCATTCCACCACGTCCCAAATTGCTCTATTGGGTTGAGATCTTGTGACTGGAACTCACTTTCATGTTGCAAAAAGCCAGTTTGAGATGATATGTGCATTGTGACAGGGagaagtagccatcagaagacGGATACACTGTGGACCTAAAGGGATGAACATGCATAATATACACCCCACCATTGGACCAGCACCAGCCCGGGCCAGCCATacgagaggagcaggagaaccctaaccctttccaCCAAACCTTCTGAATGTCACAGACTTGTTTTTCAGTCTTCTATCGTCCAAGTTTGGTGACTCAAACTGTGGCCTCAGTTATTATAATGAGAGTCACTTAAAACCCGTCTGAGGCTCGGCTTGAACTTCAGCAAATGGTCCTGAACACATCTGCAGCCATGTCATCGGCTGATCGGGTATTTGTGTTAACGAGCCAGTCAACATATTAAAGACCTCGTAACGTGGCCAGCGAGGGAACGTTCCACCCAGATTAGCTGCAGTAGCTTTAACTCGTGTGTTCACCACAACTCTTTTCATAGATGAGTCTTTGAAGATTtcaatattaaattaaaaaaaggtccTTTTGACCTTGTAACGATGTCAGTTGCCTTTTTTCTGTGGTGCGTTCACACCTCTCACGGCCTCAGGCGATCACCTGATCCCCGTCACTCGTCCAGTTCAAATTAATCTCAGCTTTCATCCTGAAGCAACACCATCAGAAAAGCGTTATTTTTATCCGGCTGGTCCAACGCAGCAGGAGTGTTCAGACGTCACTCCACAGCACAGCCGTCCGACCCTTATCCACACTGACAACATACTTCCCAGATGGAGACCAGGACACAGCGCTGATAGCTGAgctgaggagagacagaggagccATGAAAGGAACCTTCATCATTCTGGGGTCTGCTCACTCAATAATACATGTTAGCATTTGTCCTGGCCTGTTAGCATGCATGCTATTTTCCCACTGACAATAGGGAGACATGACTGTCAGCTTATTAGCTTATTGTATAACATAATTTCCACAGATTTGAAGCAAAATGATGCTCATCTTTCAATATCTCACATGTGCTTTCCAGGCAGGTGTCGCTCCATCTTGCCAGTGGACACGTTCCAGATGTAAAGGGTGCCGTCAGCTGACCCGGCTGCCAGAAAACCTCCATCTGGGCTGTTGACGttatagcattagcatggctACAACCTTCAACACAGTACGACCCCACAAAAATTGAACCTGATCCGTGAGCTCGTACTCGGTCCTGGACTCACAACTAGAACTCCTGATGAAGATCAACCTCTCAGATCTCCTCTCAGGCCTCCAGGGGCCTCCAGAGGCCTTCAGGGGCCTCCAAGGGCCTCCaggggcctccaggagcctctaGGGGCCTCCAGAGGCCTCCAGGGGCCTCCAGGGGTTTTGGGAGTGGCAGTTGAGCAACATTGGGATCTCACCAAGGGACTCCTTCCAATATCCTcggataaccctaaccccctgaccctctaaccctgaccccctaaccctgaccctctaccctgaccctctaccctgaccctctaccctaaccctctaccctgaccctctaccctgaccctctaaccctgaccctctaaccctgaccctgaccctctaactccccctgaccctctaaccctgaccctctaccctgaccctctaccctgaccctctaaccctgaccctctaccctgaccctctaccctgaccctctaaccctgaccctctaccctgaccctctaccctgaccctctaccctgaccctctaaccctgaccctctaaccctgaccctctaccctgagcctgaccctctaccctgaccctctaaccctgaccctctaccctaccctgaccctctacctaccctgaccctctaccctaaccctctaccctgaccctctaccctgaccctctaaccctgaccctctaaccctgaccctgaccctctaccctgaccctctaaccctgaccctctaccctgaccctctaccctgaccctctaaccctgaccctctaccctgaccctctaccctgaccctctaccctgaccctctaccctgaccctctaaccctgaccctctaccctgagcctgaccctctaccctgagcCTCTaccaccctgaccctctaccctgaccctctaccctgaccctctaaccctaacgcgCGACGACGGCATTGAGGCGAATCTACTGACGTCACCAGACCATGTGAAGCCGCcatgacaggaaggagaaaagtgGACCAGAACTGACCTGATGACGGCTTTGGTGCTGTCACTGCCACAACTGAATCCAtcagctctgtcacacacagacacacacacagacacacagacacacacacactctcacacagacacacacacagacacacacacacgcactcacacagacacacacacacgcactcacacagacacacagacacacacacacagtgagagtTGACCTGATCACAGATGATCATTAATTCAGGGTTAATGTTAATCGTTGTACCTGAAGGAGGTGCACTCATTACTCCGCCTCCTCAGATCCAACAGCTGGAGGTGGTTGTCCACGGcaacagctgagcagctgcCGGTGATCACTGCTGATGTCCAGCGACGTGACTTTAccctcaacaggaagttccTGAATGCAGCTGAGTGTTCTGTGGACAACGTCATCATGTCTCCCGGGgtcactgctgcaggtcacctgatgctgctgcaggtcacatgacgctgctgcaggtcacctgatgctgctgcaggtcacatgacgctgctgcaggtcacctgacgctgctgcaggtcacatgacgctgctgcaggtcacatgacgctgctgcatgtcacctgatgctgctgcaggtcacctgatgctgctgcaggtcacatgacgctgctgcaggtcacctgatgctgctgcaggtcacatgacgctgctgcaggtcacctgatgctgctgcaggtcacatgacgctgctgcaggtcacatgacgctgctgcaggtcacatgacgctgctgcatgtcacctgatgctgctgcaggtcacatgacactgctgcagctcacctgatgctgctgcaggtcacatgacgctgctgcatgtcacctgatgctgctgccggTCACATGATGCTCCTGCAgctcacctgatgctgctgcaggtcacatgatgctgctgcaggtcacctgatgctgctgcaggtcacatgacgctgctgcaggtcacctgatgctgctgcaggtcacatgacgctgctgcaggtcacctgatgctgctgcaggtcacatgacgctgctgcaggtcacatgacgctgctgcaggtcacatgacgctgctgcatgtcacctgatgctgctgcaggtcacatgacactgctgcagctcacctgatgctgctgcaggtcacatgacgctgctgcaggtcacatgacgctgctgcatgtcacctgatgctgctgccggTCACATGATGCTCCTGCAgctcacctgatgctgctgcaggtcacatgatgctgctgcagctcacctgatgctgctgcaggtcacatgatgctgctgcagctcacctgatgctgctccatgtcacctgatgctgctgcaggtcacatgacgctgctgcaggtcacatgatgctgctgcatgtcacctgacgctgctgcaggtcacatgatgctgctgcagctcacctgacgctgctgcaggtcacatatgctgctgcaggtcacatgacgctgctgcaggtcacatgacgctgctgcaggtcacctgatgctgctgcaggtcacatgacgctgctgcaggtcacctgatgctgctgcaggtcacatgacgctgctgcaggtcacatgacgctgctgcatgtcacatgacgctgctgcaggtcacatgacgctgctgcatgtcacctgatgctgctgcaggtcacctgatgctgctgcaggtcacatgacgctgctgcatgtcacctgatgctgctgccggtcacatgatgctgctgcagctcacctgatgctgcagcagcgtcatgtgacctgcagcagaccCTCTAACCcgaccctctaccctaaccctctaccctgcaggtcacatgatgctgctgcaggtcacctgacgctgctgcaggtcacatgatgctgctgcaggtcacatgatgctgctgcaggtcaagtGACCGAGtgaagggtcacagatgagcgagtgaagggtcacagatgagcgag comes from Takifugu flavidus isolate HTHZ2018 unplaced genomic scaffold, ASM371156v2 ctg622, whole genome shotgun sequence and encodes:
- the LOC130520982 gene encoding autophagy-related protein 16-like — protein: MMTLSTEHSAAFRNFLLRVKSRRWTSAVITGSCSAVAVDNHLQLLDLRRRSNECTSFRADGFSCGSDSTKAVISPDGGFLAAGSADGTLYIWNVSTGKMERHLPGKHISAISAVSWSPSGKYVVSVDKGRTAVLWSDV